A genomic region of Gemmata massiliana contains the following coding sequences:
- the eno gene encoding phosphopyruvate hydratase translates to MSTIRALKAREILDSRGNPTVEVEVHLTCGTFGRAAVPSGASTGAHEAVELRDGDKKRYLGKGTLSAVRNVIDTIAPVITGMKVYDQSAIDRKMLELDGTPNKAKLGANAILGVSMAAAHAAANALEQPLYRYVGGTSACVLPVPLMNILNGGKHADSTVDFQEFMIVPVGAKSFREGLRMGAEVFHSLKKVLHDKGLNTAVGDEGGFAPNIPSADDALATISTAIEKAGYKVGDQIAFALDAACTELFEEAKHQHKKEGYCFFKSDPKKVISSDEMIDLWAGLCAKYPIISIEDGLSEDDWAGWKKLTTKLGAKVQLVGDDLFVTNTERLNRGIAEGCGNSILVKVNQIGTLTETLDAVETAKRNKFTAIMSHRSGETEDVTIADLAVATNCGQIKTGSASRTDRIAKYNQLLRIEEQLGSAAVYGWELRRS, encoded by the coding sequence ATGAGCACTATTCGCGCTCTCAAAGCCCGCGAGATCCTGGACAGCCGCGGGAACCCGACCGTCGAGGTCGAAGTTCACCTGACGTGCGGCACGTTCGGGCGTGCGGCAGTCCCGAGCGGGGCCAGCACCGGCGCGCACGAGGCGGTCGAACTGCGCGACGGCGACAAGAAGCGCTACCTCGGGAAGGGCACGCTCTCCGCAGTGCGCAACGTGATCGACACGATCGCGCCGGTAATCACCGGGATGAAGGTCTACGACCAGTCCGCGATCGACCGGAAGATGCTCGAGCTGGACGGCACGCCGAACAAGGCCAAGCTCGGCGCGAACGCGATCCTCGGCGTGTCGATGGCCGCGGCCCACGCCGCCGCGAACGCCCTCGAACAACCGCTGTATCGCTACGTCGGGGGCACGAGCGCGTGCGTGCTGCCCGTTCCGCTGATGAACATCCTCAACGGCGGGAAGCACGCCGACAGCACCGTGGACTTCCAGGAGTTCATGATTGTGCCCGTTGGCGCGAAGAGCTTCCGCGAGGGCTTGCGGATGGGCGCGGAGGTGTTCCACAGCCTGAAGAAGGTGCTCCACGATAAGGGGCTCAACACCGCGGTCGGCGACGAGGGCGGGTTCGCCCCGAACATCCCGTCCGCCGACGACGCGCTCGCGACGATCTCCACAGCGATCGAGAAGGCCGGGTACAAGGTGGGCGATCAGATCGCCTTCGCGCTCGACGCGGCCTGCACCGAGCTGTTCGAGGAAGCGAAGCACCAGCACAAGAAGGAAGGGTACTGCTTCTTCAAGAGCGACCCGAAGAAGGTCATTTCGTCCGACGAGATGATCGACCTGTGGGCCGGGCTGTGCGCGAAGTACCCGATCATCTCGATCGAGGACGGCCTTTCGGAAGACGACTGGGCCGGCTGGAAGAAACTGACCACGAAGCTCGGCGCGAAGGTGCAGCTCGTCGGCGACGACCTGTTCGTCACGAACACGGAGCGCCTGAACCGCGGGATCGCGGAAGGGTGCGGGAACAGCATTCTGGTGAAGGTCAACCAAATCGGCACGCTGACGGAAACGCTCGACGCGGTCGAAACGGCGAAGCGCAACAAGTTCACCGCGATCATGAGCCACCGCAGCGGCGAAACCGAGGACGTGACCATCGCGGACCTCGCGGTCGCCACGAACTGCGGGCAGATCAAAACCGG